From a single Spongiibacter taiwanensis genomic region:
- the truB gene encoding tRNA pseudouridine(55) synthase TruB, whose product MGRKRKGRDISGILLLDKPPGRTSNSAMVVCRAIYNAAKAGHTGALDPLATGVLPVCFGEATKFSQYLLDADKAYRSTFVFGQQTNTADADGEVIAEADASDLTEALLNERIADFRGDIEQVPPMYSALKKDGRPLYELARKGIEIERQARPVTIYEYELEHFEPGVQAKAVVRVRCSKGTYIRSLAEDLGQQLGVGAHVATLRRIAAGPFTEQGVVSLDVLQQLRDAEDFAGLDTLLIPVEQALGHLPAIHLGDSAAHFLRQGQAVFHPGAGQSGTTTLFDHQGRFMGIGEILDDFRVKPRRLIANM is encoded by the coding sequence GTGGGTCGCAAGCGCAAAGGCCGCGATATCAGCGGCATTCTGCTATTGGATAAACCCCCTGGCCGGACATCCAATTCGGCGATGGTGGTGTGTCGCGCTATTTATAACGCGGCCAAGGCGGGGCATACCGGCGCCCTGGATCCTCTCGCGACCGGGGTGTTGCCGGTCTGCTTTGGTGAGGCAACCAAGTTTTCTCAATATCTGCTCGATGCCGACAAGGCGTATCGCAGTACCTTTGTGTTTGGTCAGCAGACCAATACCGCAGATGCAGATGGTGAGGTGATCGCCGAGGCGGATGCCTCCGATCTCACTGAAGCCCTCCTCAATGAGCGGATCGCAGACTTTCGCGGTGACATCGAGCAGGTTCCCCCCATGTACTCCGCGCTAAAAAAGGATGGTCGTCCGCTTTACGAGCTGGCCCGGAAGGGGATTGAGATTGAGCGCCAGGCGCGGCCAGTAACAATATATGAGTACGAGTTGGAGCACTTTGAACCGGGTGTTCAGGCCAAGGCGGTAGTCCGTGTGCGCTGCAGCAAGGGCACCTATATCCGGTCGCTGGCGGAGGATCTCGGCCAGCAACTGGGCGTCGGTGCTCATGTGGCGACCCTGCGTCGTATTGCGGCCGGACCCTTTACTGAACAAGGGGTGGTGTCGTTAGATGTCTTGCAGCAGTTGAGGGATGCGGAGGATTTCGCGGGTCTCGACACCCTGCTGATACCCGTCGAGCAGGCCCTTGGCCATCTGCCAGCCATTCATCTAGGCGATAGTGCGGCCCACTTTCTTCGTCAGGGGCAGGCGGTATTTCACCCAGGTGCCGGGCAGAGCGGGACCACGACGCTGTTTGATCATCAGGGGCGCTTTATGGGAATCGGAGAAATTTTGGACGATTTTCGGGTGAAACCTCGCCGCTTGATTGCAAATATGTGA
- the rpsO gene encoding 30S ribosomal protein S15, whose translation MALSAVEKAEVVKEYQTAEGDTGSPEVQVALLTVNINKLQGHFEGNKKDHHSRRGLIRMVNQRRKLLDYLKRKDQERYTNLIKRLGLRR comes from the coding sequence ATGGCACTGTCTGCTGTTGAAAAAGCTGAAGTTGTTAAAGAGTATCAAACTGCCGAGGGCGACACTGGTTCCCCCGAAGTTCAGGTTGCCCTGTTGACCGTCAATATCAACAAACTGCAAGGTCACTTTGAAGGCAACAAGAAAGATCACCACTCTCGTCGTGGTTTGATCCGCATGGTAAACCAGCGCCGTAAATTGCTGGATTACCTGAAGCGCAAGGATCAAGAGCGTTACACCAATCTGATTAAGCGCCTCGGTCTACGTCGCTAA
- the pnp gene encoding polyribonucleotide nucleotidyltransferase, with product MNPVTKTFQWGGQTVTLETGRVARQASGAVLVTIDQTQVLCTVVGAKSASPGQDFFPLSVHYQERSYAVGKIPGGFFKREGRPSEKETLTSRLIDRPIRPLFPNGFKNEVQVVCTVMSADKDNDPDIAALIGTSAALAVSGIPFAGPIGAARVGFTAEEGYLLNPSYSQLKTSLLDMVVAGTKDAVLMVESEAQQLTEDQMLGAVLYAHQEMQTAIQVINELAAEAGKPVWDWQPEAENTALMGAVAEGFKAGLGDAYRITDKMERYAAVGELKAQAVEQLAGEGSEFSADDVKAVFSKLEKQIVRQRILNGEARIDGRDSRTVRPIAVEVGMLNKAHGSALFTRGETQAIGVATLGTTRDAQLIDALEGERKDGFMLHYNFPPYSVGECGRMGGTGRREIGHGRLARRGLAAVLPTAEEFPYTIRVVSEITESNGSSSMASVCVGSLSLMDAGVPLKAPVAGIAMGLVKEGERFAVLTDILGDEDHLGDMDFKVAGTADGITALQMDIKIEGITQKIMEIALEQAQQARLHILGQMNQVLSASRQDVSDNAPSMHMMKVDSDKIRDIIGKGGATIRAICEETQAQIDIEDDGSVRVYGADAASRDAAVNRILAITAEAEVGETYTGTVARIVDFGAFVTILPGKDGLVHISQISDERVENVNDYLKEGQEVQVKVLDVDQRGRIKLSMKEVVKEAAEEQVEE from the coding sequence GTGAATCCCGTTACTAAAACATTCCAGTGGGGCGGTCAGACCGTCACGTTGGAGACCGGCCGCGTTGCCCGTCAGGCCAGCGGCGCTGTATTGGTTACTATCGACCAGACGCAAGTGTTGTGTACTGTGGTTGGTGCAAAGTCTGCGAGCCCTGGTCAGGACTTTTTCCCCTTGTCTGTGCACTACCAAGAGCGCAGCTACGCGGTTGGCAAAATCCCCGGCGGTTTCTTTAAGCGCGAAGGTCGTCCCTCTGAGAAAGAGACCCTGACCTCTCGCTTGATCGATCGCCCCATTCGTCCACTGTTCCCCAATGGCTTCAAAAATGAAGTCCAAGTGGTCTGTACCGTCATGTCTGCGGACAAGGACAACGATCCTGATATCGCCGCGCTGATTGGTACTTCTGCAGCCCTGGCCGTATCCGGTATCCCCTTTGCTGGCCCCATCGGTGCCGCTCGGGTTGGCTTCACCGCCGAAGAAGGCTATCTGCTCAACCCCAGCTACAGCCAGTTGAAAACCAGCCTGCTGGACATGGTGGTTGCCGGCACAAAAGATGCCGTGCTGATGGTTGAGTCCGAAGCTCAACAGCTGACCGAAGACCAGATGCTGGGTGCGGTTCTGTACGCGCACCAAGAGATGCAAACGGCCATTCAGGTCATCAACGAACTGGCCGCTGAAGCAGGTAAGCCCGTTTGGGATTGGCAGCCAGAGGCAGAAAATACTGCGCTGATGGGTGCAGTTGCCGAAGGCTTCAAAGCCGGTCTGGGCGATGCCTACCGCATCACTGACAAAATGGAGCGTTACGCCGCAGTGGGCGAACTCAAAGCGCAGGCCGTCGAGCAGTTGGCCGGCGAAGGTAGCGAGTTCAGCGCTGACGACGTGAAAGCCGTATTCTCCAAGCTGGAGAAGCAGATTGTTCGCCAGCGCATCCTCAATGGCGAAGCGCGTATCGATGGCCGCGATAGCCGTACTGTACGCCCCATTGCTGTTGAAGTCGGCATGCTCAACAAAGCGCACGGCTCTGCGTTGTTCACTCGCGGTGAAACTCAGGCAATCGGTGTAGCAACCCTGGGCACCACCCGGGACGCCCAGTTGATCGATGCGCTGGAAGGCGAGCGTAAAGATGGCTTTATGCTGCACTACAACTTCCCTCCCTACTCTGTAGGTGAGTGTGGTCGCATGGGCGGCACTGGCCGTCGCGAAATTGGTCACGGCCGTCTGGCCCGCCGCGGTCTGGCCGCTGTGCTGCCCACCGCAGAAGAGTTTCCGTACACCATTCGTGTCGTGTCTGAGATCACTGAGTCCAACGGTTCTAGCTCCATGGCCTCGGTCTGTGTTGGCAGCCTGTCGCTGATGGATGCCGGTGTGCCGCTGAAGGCGCCGGTGGCCGGTATTGCCATGGGTCTGGTTAAAGAAGGCGAGCGCTTCGCCGTACTGACTGACATCCTGGGTGATGAAGACCACCTGGGTGACATGGACTTCAAAGTGGCTGGTACAGCCGACGGTATCACCGCCCTGCAGATGGATATCAAGATCGAAGGTATCACCCAGAAGATCATGGAAATCGCTTTGGAGCAGGCTCAGCAAGCGCGTTTGCATATCCTGGGTCAAATGAATCAGGTGCTGTCGGCCTCCCGTCAGGACGTTTCTGACAACGCCCCTAGTATGCACATGATGAAAGTCGACTCCGACAAGATTCGTGACATCATCGGTAAAGGCGGCGCGACGATTCGTGCGATCTGCGAAGAGACGCAAGCTCAAATCGATATCGAAGACGACGGTTCAGTACGGGTGTACGGCGCTGATGCCGCTTCCCGTGATGCTGCGGTTAACCGGATTCTGGCGATCACCGCCGAGGCCGAAGTGGGTGAGACTTACACCGGTACGGTAGCCCGCATCGTCGACTTTGGTGCCTTCGTCACTATTCTGCCCGGCAAAGACGGCCTGGTGCACATCTCCCAGATTTCTGACGAGCGCGTCGAGAACGTTAACGACTACCTCAAAGAAGGTCAGGAAGTGCAGGTTAAAGTGCTGGACGTTGACCAGCGCGGCCGCATTAAGCTGTCTATGAAGGAAGTGGTAAAAGAAGCTGCTGAAGAGCAAGTCGAAGAGTAA
- a CDS encoding Lnb N-terminal periplasmic domain-containing protein, with protein MRFRRAKLQCVLCVLLLLNGFASAEPLAHLHEKADQLGLANHPQWLRLLHYQPVSRDGISQISSPSFFLSKSGASDSTAELSATIDAMFHGDITPEGNHPICRFPARYLWLSRLLGIHREEALLLCNDFQKYAMDGKIDSVSLVFATGFLGNPASYYGHLLLKLNKSGKVEEGRSLLDTSLNYGAIGIEGDDPITYIFKGIFGGYDGSFSHIQFYFHDHNYGEEENRDLWEYQLNLPREDLELLVAHGWELLDKRFTYYFFKQNCAYRMAELLSVVTPATTLPKTPLWTYPQSVLQKVAREDKLVAQRIYHPSRQSRFYSIYRGLNSHEKALFAELVAHPEKTKNLIAKANEPVQYAVLDALINYYQFIRKESGGDSGNANELYRKALLLRYQLPPAPLSKFEGTVTPPDAARSPSYVQISASSSNQSDKIAKEFWIRPSYYDELDGEAGHAPYSALTMAGIKLRYVEDEITVRSFDAIRIRNVANNATGYFGDRPDVWELRAGLESVNAVCDDCLVGVASGEWGRGYNWSSSVNSTFTFEGKLREDYQGSGTLISGAKVQLIAHLSESLSLRLNQTFRYALDNQYQEESVGEVTLRVRLGRQVDFRMGYVKSEGDYFQMGIGHYW; from the coding sequence ATGCGTTTTCGTCGCGCGAAGTTGCAGTGCGTTCTCTGCGTTTTACTCCTACTCAATGGTTTCGCATCAGCAGAACCCCTGGCACATCTGCATGAAAAGGCAGATCAACTAGGCCTGGCTAATCATCCCCAGTGGCTACGCCTGCTACATTATCAACCAGTCTCTAGGGATGGAATCAGCCAAATTAGCAGCCCATCATTCTTTCTATCTAAGAGCGGGGCCTCAGACTCTACTGCAGAATTATCCGCCACTATCGACGCAATGTTTCATGGCGATATAACACCGGAAGGTAATCACCCCATTTGCCGTTTCCCAGCCCGATACTTGTGGTTGAGCCGATTGCTTGGTATTCACCGAGAAGAAGCACTTCTGCTTTGCAACGATTTTCAGAAATACGCGATGGACGGCAAAATTGACTCAGTGAGCTTGGTATTCGCGACGGGCTTCCTTGGTAACCCAGCGTCATACTATGGCCACTTACTCCTGAAATTGAACAAGTCGGGAAAAGTCGAAGAAGGACGCTCACTACTTGATACCAGCCTCAACTACGGCGCTATTGGTATCGAGGGCGACGACCCTATCACCTATATTTTTAAAGGTATTTTTGGGGGTTATGATGGCAGCTTCTCCCATATCCAGTTCTATTTTCACGATCATAATTATGGTGAGGAGGAAAACCGAGACCTGTGGGAGTACCAACTGAACTTGCCCAGAGAGGATTTAGAGCTTTTGGTTGCTCACGGCTGGGAGCTTTTAGATAAACGCTTCACATACTATTTCTTCAAGCAAAACTGCGCCTATCGCATGGCGGAGCTGCTATCGGTGGTCACCCCTGCGACCACATTACCTAAAACACCTCTATGGACCTACCCCCAGTCTGTACTGCAAAAGGTAGCTCGCGAAGATAAACTCGTGGCGCAACGCATTTATCATCCTTCTCGGCAATCGCGCTTTTACAGCATTTACCGAGGGCTCAACAGCCATGAGAAAGCCCTTTTTGCCGAGCTGGTTGCCCACCCGGAAAAAACAAAGAATTTAATCGCAAAGGCGAACGAGCCAGTCCAGTATGCAGTCTTAGACGCACTCATAAATTACTACCAGTTTATTCGGAAAGAGTCAGGCGGGGACTCAGGCAATGCAAATGAGCTGTATCGGAAAGCTCTGCTGCTAAGGTATCAATTACCACCCGCACCACTGAGTAAATTTGAAGGCACAGTTACCCCTCCAGATGCAGCCAGATCACCCAGTTACGTTCAAATTTCTGCTTCAAGCTCCAACCAGTCGGACAAGATCGCCAAAGAGTTTTGGATTCGGCCAAGCTACTACGACGAACTCGATGGCGAGGCCGGCCATGCACCTTACTCAGCATTAACCATGGCGGGAATAAAATTACGCTATGTCGAGGATGAAATCACAGTCAGATCTTTTGATGCCATCAGGATACGTAACGTTGCCAACAACGCTACTGGATACTTCGGTGACCGGCCCGACGTTTGGGAGCTACGCGCTGGACTCGAGTCAGTAAATGCGGTTTGCGACGACTGCCTTGTGGGTGTGGCCTCTGGCGAATGGGGGCGGGGATACAATTGGTCAAGCAGCGTGAACAGCACGTTCACTTTCGAAGGAAAATTGCGAGAAGACTATCAAGGTTCCGGAACACTAATATCTGGTGCAAAAGTACAGCTCATTGCCCACTTAAGCGAGTCCCTTAGCTTGAGACTCAACCAAACTTTTCGGTACGCGCTCGACAACCAGTACCAAGAAGAATCTGTCGGAGAGGTAACGCTTCGTGTACGACTGGGACGCCAGGTAGATTTTCGAATGGGTTACGTTAAGTCAGAGGGAGACTATTTCCAAATGGGAATCGGTCATTACTGGTAA
- a CDS encoding DUF3015 family protein, translating to MVNFGKALLSLTAAATFFATLSTAVNAEAEQAAGSGPNPYVDCGIGAALFPNTHWAAISSNVIWDLGSTALTSATASPETCNAKTVATAQFILETFDQLSEQTAAGQGEHVATVLSLYGCNGDESVIVPRLRASVAEKIASPAYSQKSLIEKSADYYSSLSTAAQGSCSA from the coding sequence ATGGTTAACTTCGGGAAAGCACTCCTCTCTTTAACAGCCGCGGCGACTTTTTTTGCGACACTATCTACAGCAGTAAACGCTGAAGCTGAGCAAGCAGCCGGATCTGGACCAAACCCTTACGTAGACTGCGGTATTGGCGCGGCATTATTCCCAAATACCCATTGGGCGGCGATCAGCTCTAACGTGATCTGGGACCTAGGCTCAACCGCACTAACCTCTGCAACGGCTAGCCCTGAGACCTGCAACGCGAAAACTGTTGCCACTGCACAATTTATTCTCGAAACATTTGACCAACTTTCAGAGCAAACCGCTGCAGGACAAGGTGAACACGTCGCCACAGTCCTCTCGCTTTACGGTTGCAATGGTGATGAAAGCGTCATTGTTCCACGACTCCGCGCAAGCGTAGCAGAAAAAATTGCTTCTCCAGCCTATAGTCAAAAATCACTTATTGAAAAATCTGCTGACTACTATTCGTCACTGAGTACAGCTGCTCAAGGCAGCTGCTCCGCGTAA
- a CDS encoding FKBP-type peptidyl-prolyl cis-trans isomerase → MQISKNAVVSFHYSLKNAQGEELENNRGENPTLYLHGANNIIPGLEKAMEGRSAGDSFEVDLTPAEAYGERREDMAQRVPAKYLKHEGKLRPGQTVRINTDKGMRSATVIKVGKFSVDVDMNHPLAGQQLHFSIEIADVRQATAEEVQHGHAHGVGGHQH, encoded by the coding sequence ATGCAAATATCAAAAAACGCCGTTGTTTCCTTTCACTACAGCCTGAAAAATGCCCAGGGCGAGGAGCTGGAGAACAATCGGGGCGAAAATCCGACCCTTTATCTCCATGGCGCGAACAATATTATTCCCGGCCTTGAAAAAGCCATGGAAGGCCGCTCAGCCGGAGACAGCTTTGAGGTCGACCTTACCCCAGCCGAAGCTTACGGCGAACGCCGAGAGGACATGGCCCAGCGTGTTCCAGCGAAATACCTGAAACACGAAGGTAAACTGCGCCCCGGACAGACCGTGCGCATCAACACCGACAAGGGTATGCGCAGCGCCACCGTCATCAAAGTCGGTAAGTTCTCAGTCGATGTGGATATGAATCACCCACTGGCGGGACAGCAGCTTCACTTCTCCATCGAGATAGCCGATGTTCGCCAGGCCACCGCGGAGGAAGTGCAGCATGGTCATGCTCATGGCGTGGGTGGGCATCAGCACTAA